A segment of the Granulicella aggregans genome:
GGCTACACGGGGTACTACTTCTGCAGGTCGGATTACTCGGTCGCTCTTCCGCTGATCCTCGCCGAGCAGGTCGGTCGCGGAGTTCCTGCTTCCATCGCACAGATTCGCCTAGGGTCTATCGCATCGCTGGGTGTGCTCGCTTACGCCGTGGGCAAGTTTCCTTCGGGCGGACTCGCGGACCTCTTCGGAGGCAAGCGCAACTTCCTTGGCGGCATGGCGGGATCGATCCTCTTCACAGTGCTCTTCATGCTCGGCGGAGGCTTCCCGCTGTTCACGCTTGCGTGGATCGGAAACCGCTTCGTGCAGTCGCTGGGATGGGCAGGACTAGTGAAGGTGACCTCGCGGTGGTTCTCGTTCTCCAGCTACGGAACGGTGATGGCGATCCTGAGCCTCAGCTATCTCTTCGGCGACGCCGCTTCTCGCGAGTTGATGTCCATTCTGCTCGCCCACAGCATGGGATGGCGCGGCCTCTTCCTGGTTGGCGCGGGGCTGCTCGCGATCCTCTTCGTGGCCAACTTGATCTTTCTTCGCGAATCGCCTGAAGGCCTGGGGCTAGCAAGCGCCGAAGAGAATCCACTGAATGTCTATGCAGAGGAGACGAACATCTCACATGAGTCCGAGCCGAAAGGCATGCTCGCCATCCTGCGGCCCCTGCTCTCTTCCGCCAGCTTCTGGCTCGTCTGCATCCTTTCCCTCTGTACGACACTGCTTCGCGAGACCTTCAACCTGTGGACACCGACCTACTTCACGCAGGTGGTCGGTCTTTCGAACTCCGCCGCAGCCAGTAGCAGTGCACTCTTCCCTCTCGCCGGAGGCGTCGCTGTACTGCTAGCAGGCATCCTGAGCGACAAGCTCGGCCCGCTTGGCCGTGGACGAATTCTGTACATCGGTCTGCTGCTCACGGCGGCTGCGCTTGGATGCCTGGCACAGGTGAAGGCGCATGGGCCAGTCTTCATTCCCGTCGCCCTGGTCGCTCTGGTCGCGTTCCTGCTGATTGGGCCGTACTCGTATCTAGCGGGGGCGATGTCGCTGGACTTCGGCGGCAAGCAGGGCTGTGCGACCGCCTCCGGCATGATCGACGGGGTGGGCTATCTCGCTGGAGTGCTCTCCGGCAATAGCATGGCGCACATCGCGGTCAGCTTTGGCTGGCAGACGATGTGGGTCGTACTCGCCGCGGTCGCCGCGCTCTCGAGCGCCGTGGCCGCCGTCTCCGTGTGGGAGCAGCGCAAGCGCGCCCACGCTCTTCAACTGGCAACCGCATGAGGGCCACCATGGCAGCAGACGTTCAACTCCTCCTCGATCTTCTCGAGACGCGCGGTAATGAGTCTTACTTCGGCGAACGCGTCTCTGTGCTCGAACACAGTTTGCAGGCGGCGCACTTTGCCGAGAAGGCCAAGGCGCCGTGCGCTGAAGTGGCCGCTGCGCTGCTTCACGACATCGGCCACTTGCTGCACCATGAGAATGAAGACGTTGCGGATCGCGGCCTTGATACGAAGCACGAAGAGATTGGTTGTGAGTATCTTCGGCAGTGGTTTGATGACAGCGTGATCGAGCCTATCCGGCTGCATGTCGCGGCGAAACGTTATCTGTGTGCCATCGATGCAGCGTACCTCGCACAGCTCTCGGAGTCGTCCGTGAAGTCGCTCGCGATTCAGGGTGGCCCGATGTCGGAGCTAGAGACCGAAGCCTTCCTCACATCGCCCTTTGCAAAGGCGGCCATCCGGCTCAGGCGATGGGACGACGAAGCCAAGGTCGAAGATCTTCCTACACTCCCGCTGAAGCACTATCTGCATCACCTCAAGACAGCCATGCCGACGGAATGAAAGACACTCTATGCCCATTCATCGCGATGAGTGGGACTGCCACAAATCTATCAACATCACTTTAGGCAGTCATAAAGAAAGAGATCGCCCTATGCCTTTGAGACTCTCCCGCCTTATTGTAACCACTTTTGTCACATTCTCTATCGCAGCGGTCGCGCAGAAGCCCGCCGCGAACAAGAAGCCGCTCGTCATCCTGATCTCGATCGATGGCATGAAGCCGGAGGCGGTGCTCGACGCAACCGCGCACGGGCTGAAGCTGCCTAACCTGACGCAGATGATGCACGACGGTGTCTACGCGCAAGGCGTGACCGGGGTTCTGCCTACACTCACCTACCCTAGCCACACGACCATCATGACGGGCGTCTCGCCGGCGAAGCACGGCATCTACTCGAACACAACCTTCGATCCGTTGAACAAGAACGAGCAGGGATGGTACTGGTACGCGGAAGACGTCAAGGTACCCACGCTTTGGGACGCGGCTCATGCAGCGGGGCTGAAGACCGCGAACGTCTACTGGCCGGTCAGCGTGGGGGCGCACATCGACTACAACCTCGCGCAGATCTGGCGGGTGAACACTCCGGACGACCTGAAGCTGCAACGGGCTGTCTCCACGCCAGGGCTAATTGCGGAGCTTGAAACGAAGCTCGGCGTGCCCGGTGCGCCCGATGTTGCGGCGATGGATGCTGCCCCCGGCCACTACCCCAACGGCGAGGAAGAGACGGTCGCCGAAGACGAGACGCGCGCGAAGTATGCGGTCGAACTTCTTGCGCTGAAACATCCTGATTTCATGACGGTCTACTTCACGGGACTCGACACGGAACAGCACAAGAGTGGCCCGTTCAGCCCGTCGGCGAATGCGATACTCGAGCGCATCGATGCCCTAGTCGGGCAAGTTCGCGCGGCTGCCGAGAAGGAGAAGCCCGGCCACGCGTTTGTCTCCGTCATCTCGGACCACGGGTTTGCCAGTGTTCAGCATGACGTAAATCTCTACGGCACGTTCCTCGCCAACGGGCTCTTTACACTCGATGCGCAGCACAAGATCGCGAGTTGGAAGGCGATGCTGTGGCCTATGGGCGGATCGGCAGCTGTCATCCTCGCCGACCCCAACGATGCCACCACGAAGGCGCAGGTCGATTCCATACTGGCCAATCTTGCCGCTGATCCGGCCAATGGCATCGCCATGATTCTCACTCATGACGAGGTCGTCGCGGATAGAGGCTTACCGAATGCCCAATCGATGATCGCCTTCACCGTGGGTTACGAGCTTGGCTATCAGTTCGTCCCGCCGCTCGTAACTCGGGGGACCAGTGGCGGCATGCACGGATATCCGCCGACCTACCCGGAGATGAAGTCGTCGTTCTTCCTGGTCGGACCTTCAATTCCGCATGGCAGATCGGTCAATCAGATTGACATGCGAAACATCGCTCCGACTCTCGCCCGCATCCTCGGGACAACTTTGCCGAACGCGGAACTCCCCGGGCTCGACTTGAAGTAGCAACAAATCGGGTGCCCCACATCTCGAATCTGAGATGTGGGTTCCTCAACTCCTCCTGTAATCTCTCTGAGAGATGAAACCACTTGCCACCGACGCACTGCTCGTGATCGATATGCAGAGCGACTTCTGTCCTGGCGGCTCGCTCGCGGTAGACGAAGGCGACAGCATCGTTCCGCTGATTAACAAGCTCGGCCGCCGCTTCGAGCATGTGATCTTGACGCAGGACTGGCATCCCGAAGGACACATCTCCTTCGCCAGCGCGCACCCCGGCAGTCAGCCTTACACCGTGACCGAGGTAGCGTATGGGCCGCAGACGCTGTGGCCGGATCACTGTCTTAAGGGATCGTCCGGCGCAGCTTTTCATCCGGCGCTCGACCTTCCGCACGCCGAGCTGATTGTGCGCAAGGGCTTTCGTCGCGAGATCGACTCCTATTCGGCCTTCCTCGAGAACGACCATAGGACGCCGACTGGACTAGCGGGGTACGTTCGGGAACGCGGGTTGAAGCGCCTCTTTCTCTGTGGGCTGGC
Coding sequences within it:
- a CDS encoding MFS transporter; translated protein: MSIAATPTTMPPIKRATTGITRWHIATVALLGLGYTGYYFCRSDYSVALPLILAEQVGRGVPASIAQIRLGSIASLGVLAYAVGKFPSGGLADLFGGKRNFLGGMAGSILFTVLFMLGGGFPLFTLAWIGNRFVQSLGWAGLVKVTSRWFSFSSYGTVMAILSLSYLFGDAASRELMSILLAHSMGWRGLFLVGAGLLAILFVANLIFLRESPEGLGLASAEENPLNVYAEETNISHESEPKGMLAILRPLLSSASFWLVCILSLCTTLLRETFNLWTPTYFTQVVGLSNSAAASSSALFPLAGGVAVLLAGILSDKLGPLGRGRILYIGLLLTAAALGCLAQVKAHGPVFIPVALVALVAFLLIGPYSYLAGAMSLDFGGKQGCATASGMIDGVGYLAGVLSGNSMAHIAVSFGWQTMWVVLAAVAALSSAVAAVSVWEQRKRAHALQLATA
- a CDS encoding alkaline phosphatase family protein; this translates as MPLRLSRLIVTTFVTFSIAAVAQKPAANKKPLVILISIDGMKPEAVLDATAHGLKLPNLTQMMHDGVYAQGVTGVLPTLTYPSHTTIMTGVSPAKHGIYSNTTFDPLNKNEQGWYWYAEDVKVPTLWDAAHAAGLKTANVYWPVSVGAHIDYNLAQIWRVNTPDDLKLQRAVSTPGLIAELETKLGVPGAPDVAAMDAAPGHYPNGEEETVAEDETRAKYAVELLALKHPDFMTVYFTGLDTEQHKSGPFSPSANAILERIDALVGQVRAAAEKEKPGHAFVSVISDHGFASVQHDVNLYGTFLANGLFTLDAQHKIASWKAMLWPMGGSAAVILADPNDATTKAQVDSILANLAADPANGIAMILTHDEVVADRGLPNAQSMIAFTVGYELGYQFVPPLVTRGTSGGMHGYPPTYPEMKSSFFLVGPSIPHGRSVNQIDMRNIAPTLARILGTTLPNAELPGLDLK
- a CDS encoding phosphonate degradation HD-domain oxygenase — its product is MAADVQLLLDLLETRGNESYFGERVSVLEHSLQAAHFAEKAKAPCAEVAAALLHDIGHLLHHENEDVADRGLDTKHEEIGCEYLRQWFDDSVIEPIRLHVAAKRYLCAIDAAYLAQLSESSVKSLAIQGGPMSELETEAFLTSPFAKAAIRLRRWDDEAKVEDLPTLPLKHYLHHLKTAMPTE
- the pncA gene encoding bifunctional nicotinamidase/pyrazinamidase; the protein is MKPLATDALLVIDMQSDFCPGGSLAVDEGDSIVPLINKLGRRFEHVILTQDWHPEGHISFASAHPGSQPYTVTEVAYGPQTLWPDHCLKGSSGAAFHPALDLPHAELIVRKGFRREIDSYSAFLENDHRTPTGLAGYVRERGLKRLFLCGLAYDFCVRFSAIDGTALGFECIVIEDASKAVGLPGSVESTNEAFADAGIKRERSDV